A single Nostoc sp. PCC 7107 DNA region contains:
- the msrB gene encoding peptide-methionine (R)-S-oxide reductase MsrB, translated as MKKRYFLEAGAVLTGAALLSQFINPRGEIVASSNTEFEVTKSEDEWSKILTKEQFYVLRKHGTERAFTSPLDKEYAQGTYVCAACELPLFKSDTKFNSGTGWPSFFKPIEGAIATTVDRSLFMTRTEVHCRRCGGHLGHVFADGPAPTGQRYCMNGVSLKFIPA; from the coding sequence ATGAAAAAACGCTATTTTTTAGAGGCCGGTGCCGTATTAACAGGTGCAGCCTTATTATCACAGTTTATTAATCCAAGGGGAGAAATCGTGGCAAGTTCTAATACTGAGTTTGAAGTTACCAAATCTGAAGATGAATGGAGCAAGATATTAACAAAAGAACAGTTTTATGTTTTGCGTAAACATGGAACCGAACGCGCTTTCACCAGCCCGCTTGATAAGGAGTATGCACAAGGTACTTATGTGTGTGCGGCTTGTGAATTACCACTGTTTAAATCTGATACCAAATTTAACAGTGGTACTGGCTGGCCCAGTTTCTTTAAACCAATTGAAGGTGCGATCGCTACTACTGTAGATCGGTCGTTGTTCATGACGCGTACAGAAGTTCATTGTCGCCGTTGTGGTGGACATTTAGGCCATGTATTTGCTGATGGCCCTGCACCCACAGGTCAGCGTTATTGTATGAATGGCGTGTCGTTAAAGTTTATCCCTGCTTAA
- a CDS encoding tetratricopeptide repeat protein: MRHHLQSITLILSLFCTVAISANHLLIKETLAQTVTQPNRKAEADKLYQKGVQQYRRGYYEDAIKTYEQALNIYRQLDDKQGIGQTLNNLGQVYNLSFQYNKALETLQQALVIRQSVKDRIGEGETLDNIGGIYFNLNQYEQSFKILQQALVIRREVKDKAGEGVTLSRIGYTYSYLKQEAKGLDFLQQALKIHRDLGDKFQEEYTLFRIGIVYDNMSNINRALEFFDKALAISREVGNRAFEARTLYVIGLNYTQQNQNERALDFYLQSLAVNREIKDKIFQLRTLNSIIYQYQLVASNANFRGLNSQVKEVSTQLIKFAEEALILAKKLNQAEEEASALGALGSAYQYLGENQKAIGLLQQAIKIAQQLKAIDTENAYLSVLAEIYNNQGETRKTIEIRKRQVEIAREQKDTTSEVSTLITICSEYNVLAEYQKAIDACQQALFKAQTIKIAELPPIKQDSALRFPANALQGLSLIHLNLGKYEQALDFAKQRLSVVQNLRQPSLEADALIDLGYLYQYLQDLPKALELTQKALIITRQFTEPQLEANALKQLSGIYIRQGNYNSAIELAQQMLVIAKRLQNPKLEADALNVMSDSYQKQGNYQKALELSQQQLEIFQKTNQRTYEIIALSSLSNIYILLGDTQKAIEVANQALTIARQLKAPELEMIPLARLSKAYIIKGEYEQAIQLAQKSLLIAQKSQNFLGVAVASLNLSQAYDSLGEYNKVIAVAEPGLLSAKKSNNRPLEAQGLLDLSSVYTNIGNYQKSKELAEQSLAITKEIKERPLESQALAYLGNVYRNLKDYPKALELSQQSLQIAQYIKSPTSEVLSLASLGDIYSNLGAYQKSNEFYQQLVAKQRQLKNRNGEAFALLAIAGNYYNTGEARKTVDFAQQSLAILKQTKKPAWEIIPHRTLSLAYGELGNEKQAIAEIQTVLAFARKVQNPVYEKDALNVLGDLHRQFGRKQQAITAYQQALTIPTPTEITGSAWGIYAGLGRTYADLNQPNVAITYYKQAINGIEQIRRNIEGLPPQLQASFLQTKIDFGKVTTSDIYRQLANLLLSQGREKEATQILELLKIQEIKDFATTNISPTDKPKVTLNPEETKIAAPNQSIIALAKQISECEQTNCKDKTKLNDKLTNLVAEFNQELNKIDTEIRERLAKDPGAFRPDSPKVLEIVKSQPGTVMIYPLVLEDKLWLLLYSGDAAKKFEVKIGREELGNTVQEFRRLIGRCQNIDCAAKDISQIQSVSQKLYSWLIKPLEPELKENKVKNLVFALDRVTRYVPMSTLFDGKQYLIENYTVYNVLSADLTDTSTTLPAGTQNTSVLAMGVSQAVGDFPALENVPTELNAIVKTKNNQQGIYPGKEFLNNAFDFRNLRDNLTGNKILHLATHGEFVPDSKDASYLLLGNGEKLAIPQIQTLTGLNNIHLVVLSACQTALAGSRQDGVEIASVAYSFLNRGAKSVIASLWLVDDRSTSVLMQQFYTNLANKNQPTKAEALRQAQLSLLRSKPATTTSDYSHPYYWSPFILIGNGL; this comes from the coding sequence ATGCGTCACCATCTACAAAGCATTACCCTCATACTTTCCCTGTTTTGTACTGTAGCCATCTCAGCAAATCATCTGTTAATCAAAGAGACATTAGCACAAACAGTTACTCAACCTAACCGCAAAGCAGAAGCAGATAAACTCTATCAAAAAGGCGTACAACAGTATCGACGTGGATATTATGAGGATGCGATAAAAACCTATGAACAAGCCTTAAATATTTATCGTCAACTGGATGATAAACAGGGAATTGGGCAAACGCTAAACAATTTAGGACAAGTTTATAACTTGTCATTTCAATACAATAAAGCATTAGAAACTTTGCAACAAGCTTTAGTAATTCGCCAATCAGTTAAAGACCGTATAGGTGAAGGAGAAACTCTAGATAATATCGGCGGGATTTACTTCAATTTAAATCAGTATGAGCAATCATTTAAAATATTACAACAAGCTTTGGTAATTCGCCGTGAAGTAAAAGATAAAGCCGGAGAAGGTGTTACTCTCAGCCGAATTGGCTACACTTATTCTTATTTAAAACAAGAAGCAAAAGGTTTGGATTTTTTACAGCAAGCATTAAAAATACATCGAGATTTAGGAGATAAATTTCAAGAAGAATATACACTATTTAGAATAGGTATAGTTTACGATAATATGTCCAATATTAATCGCGCTTTAGAGTTTTTCGACAAAGCTTTAGCTATCAGCCGCGAAGTTGGCAATCGTGCATTTGAAGCTAGAACTCTTTATGTGATTGGGCTGAATTATACTCAGCAGAATCAAAATGAGCGAGCTTTAGATTTCTACCTTCAATCATTAGCAGTTAACCGCGAAATTAAAGATAAAATTTTCCAACTTAGAACCTTAAACTCAATCATTTATCAATATCAATTAGTAGCATCTAATGCTAATTTCAGAGGATTAAATTCTCAAGTTAAAGAAGTATCTACTCAACTAATTAAGTTTGCTGAAGAAGCCTTAATTCTTGCTAAAAAACTGAATCAGGCTGAAGAAGAAGCAAGTGCATTAGGAGCATTAGGAAGTGCTTATCAATATTTAGGAGAGAATCAAAAAGCCATAGGGTTATTACAGCAAGCTATTAAGATTGCTCAACAACTCAAAGCAATAGATACAGAAAATGCTTATCTGTCTGTACTAGCAGAAATTTATAATAACCAGGGAGAAACTCGCAAAACAATTGAGATAAGGAAACGTCAAGTAGAAATTGCTAGAGAACAGAAAGATACCACTAGCGAAGTTAGTACGTTAATAACTATTTGCAGTGAATACAATGTCTTAGCAGAGTATCAAAAAGCCATAGATGCTTGTCAACAAGCTTTATTTAAAGCTCAAACCATCAAAATTGCTGAATTACCACCTATCAAGCAAGATTCTGCTCTTAGGTTTCCAGCGAATGCGCTACAAGGCTTGAGTTTGATTCATCTTAATCTGGGAAAATACGAACAAGCCTTAGATTTTGCTAAACAACGCCTAAGTGTAGTTCAAAATCTTCGTCAACCAAGTTTAGAGGCTGATGCACTAATTGATTTAGGTTATTTATATCAGTATTTACAAGACTTACCTAAAGCCCTGGAATTAACTCAGAAAGCATTAATTATTACTCGCCAATTTACAGAACCTCAACTAGAAGCAAATGCTTTAAAGCAACTTAGTGGAATTTACATACGCCAGGGAAATTATAACTCTGCTATTGAGTTAGCACAACAAATGTTGGTAATTGCTAAACGCTTGCAAAACCCGAAATTAGAAGCGGATGCTTTAAATGTCATGAGTGATAGTTATCAAAAACAAGGTAATTATCAAAAAGCCTTAGAACTCAGTCAACAACAATTAGAAATTTTTCAAAAAACTAACCAACGTACTTATGAAATCATAGCTTTGAGTAGTTTAAGTAATATTTATATTTTATTAGGAGATACACAAAAAGCTATTGAAGTAGCAAATCAAGCATTAACAATAGCCAGACAATTAAAAGCACCCGAATTGGAAATGATACCTTTAGCAAGACTCAGTAAAGCATACATTATAAAAGGAGAATATGAGCAAGCAATACAATTAGCTCAAAAAAGTTTGCTCATAGCCCAAAAATCTCAAAATTTCTTAGGTGTAGCAGTTGCTTCACTTAACCTGAGTCAAGCCTATGATTCATTGGGAGAATATAACAAAGTCATTGCTGTAGCAGAACCAGGATTGTTATCTGCAAAAAAATCTAACAATCGTCCTCTAGAAGCCCAAGGGTTACTTGATTTAAGTAGTGTTTATACCAACATTGGTAATTATCAAAAAAGTAAGGAATTAGCAGAGCAAAGTTTAGCAATTACAAAAGAAATTAAAGAACGTCCTTTAGAGTCTCAAGCACTGGCTTATCTGGGGAATGTTTACAGAAATCTCAAAGATTATCCCAAAGCTTTAGAATTATCTCAGCAAAGTTTACAAATTGCTCAATACATCAAAAGCCCTACATCTGAAGTATTATCATTAGCAAGTCTTGGTGATATTTACAGTAATTTGGGTGCGTATCAAAAAAGCAATGAGTTTTATCAGCAACTCGTAGCCAAACAGCGACAACTAAAAAATCGTAATGGAGAAGCATTTGCTTTATTGGCGATCGCAGGTAATTACTACAATACCGGAGAAGCCCGAAAAACTGTAGACTTTGCCCAACAAAGTTTAGCTATTTTAAAACAAACTAAAAAACCAGCTTGGGAGATAATACCACATCGGACATTAAGCCTAGCCTACGGTGAATTGGGTAATGAAAAGCAAGCAATTGCGGAAATACAAACAGTTTTAGCATTTGCGAGAAAAGTGCAGAACCCAGTTTATGAAAAAGATGCACTCAATGTTTTAGGTGATTTACATCGTCAGTTTGGTAGAAAACAGCAAGCAATTACAGCCTATCAACAGGCGTTAACAATTCCTACTCCTACAGAAATTACAGGTAGTGCTTGGGGTATTTATGCTGGTTTAGGTCGTACTTACGCTGATTTAAATCAACCAAATGTAGCAATTACTTACTACAAACAAGCTATTAATGGGATTGAACAAATCCGCCGTAATATTGAAGGATTACCACCACAGTTACAAGCTTCTTTTTTGCAAACAAAGATTGATTTTGGCAAAGTAACCACCTCTGATATTTATCGTCAACTGGCAAATTTATTACTATCTCAAGGTAGAGAAAAAGAAGCAACACAAATTTTAGAACTTTTGAAGATTCAAGAAATCAAAGATTTTGCCACTACTAACATTTCGCCAACAGACAAACCAAAAGTTACTTTAAATCCGGAAGAAACAAAAATTGCTGCACCCAATCAATCAATTATTGCTTTAGCAAAACAAATTAGTGAGTGCGAACAAACTAACTGTAAAGATAAAACTAAACTAAACGATAAACTAACAAACTTAGTTGCTGAGTTTAATCAAGAATTAAATAAAATCGACACAGAAATTAGAGAACGTTTAGCAAAAGATCCTGGTGCATTTCGTCCTGACAGTCCGAAAGTTTTAGAAATAGTCAAATCACAACCGGGTACAGTGATGATTTACCCCTTAGTGCTAGAAGATAAACTTTGGCTATTACTGTATTCTGGTGATGCTGCTAAAAAGTTTGAAGTCAAAATTGGACGAGAAGAATTAGGAAATACAGTCCAGGAATTTCGGCGGTTAATCGGACGATGTCAAAATATTGATTGTGCTGCTAAAGATATTTCGCAGATTCAGTCAGTTAGTCAAAAACTTTATTCCTGGTTGATTAAACCATTAGAACCAGAACTAAAAGAAAATAAAGTAAAAAATCTCGTGTTTGCGCTTGATAGGGTAACACGTTATGTCCCTATGAGTACTTTGTTTGACGGAAAGCAATATTTAATTGAGAATTACACTGTCTACAATGTTTTATCCGCAGACTTAACAGATACTTCTACTACTTTACCCGCAGGGACACAAAATACTTCAGTTTTAGCAATGGGAGTTTCGCAAGCGGTAGGTGATTTCCCCGCCCTAGAAAATGTCCCTACAGAGTTGAATGCAATTGTGAAAACTAAGAATAATCAACAAGGTATATATCCAGGGAAAGAGTTTCTCAATAATGCTTTTGATTTTCGGAATTTACGAGACAATCTCACAGGTAATAAAATTTTACACCTTGCTACGCATGGTGAATTTGTTCCTGATAGCAAAGATGCTTCGTATTTGTTGTTAGGAAATGGCGAAAAACTGGCGATTCCCCAAATTCAAACTTTAACAGGGTTAAACAATATTCATTTAGTGGTTTTATCTGCTTGTCAAACAGCCCTTGCCGGATCTCGTCAAGATGGGGTAGAAATTGCGAGTGTTGCATATTCTTTTCTGAATCGAGGTGCAAAATCAGTAATAGCTTCTCTTTGGTTAGTTGACGATCGCAGCACCAGTGTACTTATGCAGCAATTTTACACGAATCTCGCTAATAAAAATCAACCCACAAAAGCTGAAGCCTTACGCCAAGCACAATTAAGTTTACTACGTAGTAAACCTGCTACTACAACAAGTGATTATTCTCACCCTTATTACTGGTCGCCGTTTATTTTAATTGGTAATGGGTTGTAA
- a CDS encoding DMT family transporter, translating into MSLHQNSGRWRLGLALSLLTVFLWGILPIALAVILQALDVYTVIWFRFLVSFILLSVYLGVRGELPKLKQLPAVAWKLLAIATLMLGANYFFFMQGLALTSPANAEVLIQLATLLLGFGGLVIFHERYTLRQWVGVGVLICGYVIFFRDQLSNLITAHGTYIFGSGLVAVGASVWAIYALAQKQLLQSLSSSNIMMLIYGGAALLFTPLARPDTILKLNHLQLGMLIFCALNTLIAYGAFAESLEHWEASRVSAVLTLAPIVTLISVELVAILVPTLIPAENITITGIIGAILVVAGSMAIALGKKK; encoded by the coding sequence ATGTCACTACATCAAAACTCTGGCCGCTGGCGTTTAGGGCTGGCATTATCTCTATTAACTGTTTTCTTGTGGGGAATTTTACCAATTGCGTTGGCGGTAATCTTGCAAGCGCTTGATGTCTATACGGTGATTTGGTTTCGCTTTTTGGTATCGTTTATACTACTGAGTGTATATTTAGGGGTGCGTGGTGAGTTACCAAAGTTAAAACAATTACCTGCCGTTGCTTGGAAGTTGTTAGCGATCGCTACACTGATGTTAGGAGCTAATTATTTCTTTTTCATGCAGGGTTTAGCGTTGACATCTCCTGCAAATGCAGAAGTACTGATTCAATTAGCAACTTTGTTATTAGGCTTTGGTGGGTTAGTTATTTTTCACGAACGTTACACACTCCGTCAATGGGTTGGTGTGGGTGTGCTGATTTGTGGGTATGTGATATTTTTTCGTGACCAACTCAGCAACTTAATTACCGCACATGGCACATATATTTTTGGTAGTGGTTTGGTAGCCGTAGGTGCATCTGTTTGGGCTATTTACGCTTTAGCACAAAAGCAGTTGTTACAATCTTTATCGTCGTCTAATATCATGATGCTAATTTATGGAGGTGCGGCTTTATTATTTACACCTTTAGCAAGACCAGACACTATTTTAAAACTGAATCATTTGCAATTGGGGATGTTAATTTTTTGTGCTTTAAATACGTTAATTGCTTATGGTGCTTTTGCAGAATCATTAGAACATTGGGAAGCATCCCGCGTCAGTGCGGTGCTAACTTTAGCACCAATTGTGACATTAATATCTGTTGAGTTAGTAGCAATATTAGTACCTACCTTAATCCCTGCCGAAAATATTACAATTACTGGGATAATTGGAGCTATTTTAGTAGTAGCTGGTTCGATGGCGATCGCTTTGGGTAAAAAAAAGTGA
- a CDS encoding pyridoxamine 5'-phosphate oxidase family protein has protein sequence MAISTNSDRQIQKLQTLIQGIDYGMLTTVNDDGSLHSCPMHSIDELDKDGTLWFFTSANSHRVSEIEHNQQVNVSFTSSQNQRYISISGTAQLVQDRQKMTELWKPELQTWFSQGLNEPDLALLKVSIKQADYWDSRSSYHPQHINLS, from the coding sequence ATGGCAATTTCCACAAACAGCGATCGCCAAATTCAAAAACTGCAAACTTTAATTCAAGGTATTGACTATGGGATGTTGACTACAGTCAATGATGATGGTAGTTTGCACAGTTGTCCAATGCACTCTATTGATGAATTAGATAAAGATGGGACACTCTGGTTTTTTACTAGCGCTAACTCTCATAGAGTTAGTGAAATTGAACATAATCAGCAAGTGAATGTTAGCTTTACATCATCCCAAAATCAGCGTTATATTTCTATCTCTGGCACAGCACAACTGGTACAAGACCGTCAAAAAATGACAGAATTATGGAAACCAGAATTACAAACTTGGTTTTCTCAGGGATTAAATGAACCAGATTTGGCTTTACTCAAAGTCAGTATTAAACAAGCTGATTATTGGGATAGTCGTTCTAGCTATCATCCCCAACATATAAACTTGTCTTGA
- a CDS encoding zinc-dependent metalloprotease, giving the protein MNKVTFYVILLQGLLLGIGTANAESLRTNKDNKALDINQIAQVRSSKNSQAPAWKKLPSPQVWVINQDKQVQSQPFIWVVKNIKQSEKQPFLEVGKPSNKPEKKPNTPAKPIAKDDLEAFDEVIKDAEKKEGLFTLYRNSKKNKVYLEIKPEQLNNNYLATATLESGIGERGIYSGIPLQDFLFYWQRVGDKLHFVVRNVNFRTRDGDPQARSLARSFSDSILYMLPIKSVHPQRKTILVDLSDLLLSDLAGLSANLGVTATADQSYFGDAKAFPHNVEIESVLNFSSGSIKNRDNQQMSFASLADDRGFTLRVHYSLSQLPNNNYRPRLADERVGYFITAYQDLTKDSGDPFVRYINRWNLEKADPKAAISRPKKPIVFWIDNAVPLEYRDAIKEGILMWNKAFLKAGFKDAIEAKQMPDNATWDPADIRYNTIRWINTVDGYFAMGPSRVNPLTGEILDADILVDASFVRALKSEYRKIVQPNAKQNRTSLSAWMQNRFLCGGEAAKDQNSPQPEQNGLLRNLSKLAGEYDLCYGMEAANQFAFGSLAMTLLKDTTPSQDQVKEYINQYLRLIIAHEVGHTLGLRHNFRGSTLLPPQEMNNKDVTHNKGLTASVMDYIPPNIAPQGTKQGDYFPNAVGAYDDWAIQYGYISTQATSPIAEKPLLQEIANQSYKPELSYSTDEDVYDLDPTADAWDNSNNVLVYSQWQLDNSRVMWDRLNKGYPTAGESYSDVSERFSTVLGNYFQQIYYVSKYIGGQSFYRIKGGDVDSSKQGGQNRLPFQPVPVEEQRQALKTLQKYVFAEDALKFSPDLLNKLAPSRWRHWGSYPRVGRLDYPIHELVLFLQSAVLRDLLSGDRLNRLKDLELKAQSGQALTLPELFDTLQSGIWTEVIKPQKSALQISSMRRGLQREYLDLLIGMVLRKESVPEDARTLAWYKLKQLDEKLAQVSSNDEYSKAHILETRDRISKALNAQLQGN; this is encoded by the coding sequence ATGAATAAAGTAACTTTTTATGTAATTTTGTTGCAAGGTTTATTATTAGGAATAGGAACTGCTAATGCTGAGTCGCTAAGGACTAACAAAGACAATAAAGCTTTAGATATTAACCAGATTGCACAAGTTAGAAGCAGCAAAAATAGTCAAGCACCTGCCTGGAAAAAATTACCATCGCCGCAAGTTTGGGTAATTAATCAAGATAAACAAGTTCAAAGTCAGCCGTTTATTTGGGTTGTCAAAAATATCAAGCAATCAGAAAAACAACCATTTTTAGAAGTGGGTAAACCCAGCAATAAGCCGGAGAAAAAGCCAAATACGCCAGCGAAACCTATAGCTAAAGATGATTTAGAAGCATTTGATGAAGTAATTAAAGATGCTGAAAAAAAAGAGGGACTATTTACCCTCTATCGCAATTCTAAAAAGAATAAAGTTTACCTAGAAATTAAACCAGAACAGTTAAATAATAATTATTTAGCAACTGCCACATTAGAATCGGGAATTGGCGAACGAGGTATTTATAGCGGTATACCTTTGCAAGATTTTTTGTTTTATTGGCAGCGGGTAGGCGACAAATTACACTTTGTTGTCCGTAACGTTAATTTTCGCACGCGGGATGGAGATCCACAAGCGCGATCGCTTGCCCGGTCATTTAGCGATTCAATTCTCTATATGTTACCGATCAAAAGTGTTCATCCCCAACGCAAAACTATCCTCGTTGACCTCAGCGATTTACTCCTTTCCGACTTAGCCGGATTATCTGCAAATTTAGGTGTGACAGCCACCGCAGACCAATCATACTTCGGTGACGCGAAAGCTTTTCCCCATAACGTCGAAATTGAATCGGTCTTAAATTTTTCTAGTGGTAGTATTAAAAATCGAGATAATCAACAGATGAGTTTCGCCTCCCTCGCTGACGACCGGGGCTTTACTTTACGCGTCCACTACAGTCTTTCACAATTACCCAATAATAATTACCGCCCACGTCTAGCCGACGAACGAGTGGGTTATTTCATCACCGCTTACCAAGACTTAACTAAAGATAGTGGAGATCCCTTTGTTCGTTATATCAATCGCTGGAATTTAGAAAAAGCAGACCCCAAAGCTGCTATTTCCCGTCCCAAAAAACCAATTGTTTTCTGGATTGATAATGCAGTTCCTTTAGAATATCGTGATGCTATCAAAGAAGGCATCTTAATGTGGAACAAAGCCTTCCTCAAAGCCGGATTTAAAGATGCGATTGAAGCCAAACAAATGCCAGATAACGCCACCTGGGATCCGGCGGATATTCGCTACAACACAATTCGCTGGATAAACACAGTTGATGGTTATTTTGCAATGGGGCCATCCCGCGTTAACCCCCTCACCGGAGAAATTTTAGATGCAGACATTTTAGTTGATGCGAGTTTTGTGCGTGCGTTGAAAAGTGAGTATCGCAAAATTGTCCAACCTAACGCCAAGCAAAATCGCACCTCCCTATCAGCATGGATGCAAAATCGCTTTCTTTGCGGCGGGGAAGCAGCCAAAGACCAAAATTCTCCCCAGCCAGAACAAAACGGGTTATTGCGAAACTTATCCAAACTAGCTGGGGAGTATGACTTGTGTTATGGCATGGAAGCCGCTAATCAATTTGCCTTTGGTTCCTTGGCAATGACACTGTTAAAAGACACTACACCCAGCCAAGACCAAGTAAAAGAATATATTAATCAATATTTACGGTTAATTATTGCCCACGAAGTCGGTCATACCCTTGGTTTGCGGCATAACTTCCGGGGTAGTACTTTATTGCCACCCCAGGAGATGAACAATAAAGATGTCACCCACAATAAAGGTTTGACTGCTTCTGTAATGGATTACATTCCCCCAAATATTGCACCCCAAGGCACAAAGCAGGGCGATTATTTTCCGAATGCGGTGGGGGCTTATGATGATTGGGCAATTCAATATGGTTATATCTCCACCCAGGCGACATCTCCCATTGCCGAAAAACCATTGTTGCAGGAAATTGCCAACCAATCTTATAAGCCAGAGTTAAGTTATTCCACAGACGAGGATGTTTACGATCTCGATCCCACAGCCGATGCTTGGGACAATAGTAACAACGTGCTGGTTTATTCCCAATGGCAATTAGATAATTCACGGGTGATGTGGGATCGTCTGAACAAAGGTTATCCCACAGCCGGGGAAAGCTACAGCGATGTTAGTGAACGCTTTAGTACGGTTCTGGGTAATTATTTCCAGCAAATTTATTATGTGAGTAAATATATTGGCGGACAGTCTTTTTACCGCATCAAAGGTGGTGATGTTGACTCTAGTAAACAGGGCGGACAAAATCGTTTACCATTTCAACCAGTCCCCGTAGAAGAACAACGCCAAGCTTTAAAAACTCTGCAAAAATATGTGTTTGCGGAAGATGCCTTAAAATTTTCCCCAGATTTATTGAATAAATTAGCACCTTCTCGTTGGCGGCACTGGGGCAGCTATCCCCGCGTGGGACGTTTAGATTATCCAATTCACGAGTTGGTTTTGTTCTTGCAGAGTGCAGTGTTGCGCGATTTACTCTCAGGCGATCGCCTCAACCGTCTCAAAGATTTAGAACTCAAAGCCCAATCAGGGCAAGCACTGACACTGCCAGAATTATTTGACACACTCCAATCAGGCATTTGGACAGAAGTAATCAAACCTCAAAAGTCAGCTTTGCAAATCTCCAGTATGCGGCGAGGTTTGCAGCGAGAATACCTGGATCTTCTCATTGGCATGGTGTTGCGTAAAGAATCCGTCCCAGAAGATGCGCGGACTTTAGCTTGGTACAAACTCAAGCAATTAGATGAAAAACTGGCTCAAGTCAGTTCTAACGATGAATATAGCAAAGCTCATATTCTCGAAACACGCGATCGCATTTCCAAAGCCTTGAATGCACAATTACAAGGAAATTAA